The proteins below are encoded in one region of Borrelia duttonii Ly:
- the murC gene encoding UDP-N-acetylmuramate--L-alanine ligase: MKIDLDNWSNIFLVGIKGSGLCSLACFLSDKGYFIEGVDVPLKFHTEDILKSKNITYYENIYEFSLKICNRSYDALIYSSAYNKDNLPILLEAYELGIPVLSYPEVIGEISKKYYSIGVAGSHGKTTTAAFLGILFHSLGLQPNLILGSSVKNLEDKSSLVGESNVFIAETCEYKGHFLSFSPDIIVLTNIDYEHVDFFKNYEEVEDIFLQYVNNLKKNGILIINADESNLFNIKNKIIRKDIRVFSVGFNSLSDFKIEHFEIGDGFLKFDFLGSIDIRLKTPLIHNVLNFSVALLALKLFLEEHKKLVWNFDERIKIVAREYMGIKRRMEFIMEKDGVIYLDDYAHHPKEIESTLLGLKKFYDGRRIVLDFMPHTFTRTKVLFDEFVRVLSNVDVLILHNIYLSVREDFDPKRLSRDLFLSLRDLNQNVYFFAEIGDSVDFIKGLLKRNDLFVTMGAGDNFILHDFL, encoded by the coding sequence ATGAAAATTGATTTGGATAATTGGAGCAATATATTTTTAGTAGGAATTAAAGGTTCTGGGCTTTGTTCACTTGCTTGTTTTTTAAGTGATAAGGGATATTTTATAGAAGGGGTTGATGTTCCTTTAAAGTTTCATACCGAAGATATATTAAAGAGCAAGAATATAACATATTATGAAAATATTTATGAGTTTTCACTAAAAATATGTAATAGATCTTATGATGCTTTAATATATTCATCAGCTTATAATAAGGATAATTTGCCTATTTTATTAGAAGCCTATGAACTTGGTATCCCAGTTCTCTCTTATCCTGAAGTTATTGGCGAAATTTCTAAAAAATATTATAGTATTGGGGTGGCGGGTTCTCATGGCAAGACCACTACGGCAGCATTTTTAGGTATCTTATTTCATAGTTTAGGATTGCAGCCTAATTTGATATTGGGTTCTAGTGTGAAAAATTTAGAAGATAAATCTAGTCTTGTTGGGGAAAGCAATGTATTTATTGCAGAGACTTGTGAGTATAAGGGACATTTTTTGTCTTTTTCGCCAGATATAATTGTTTTAACCAATATTGATTATGAACATGTTGATTTTTTTAAAAATTATGAAGAGGTTGAAGATATTTTTTTGCAATATGTCAATAACTTAAAGAAAAATGGGATATTGATAATAAATGCTGATGAAAGTAATTTGTTTAATATTAAAAATAAGATTATAAGAAAAGATATTAGGGTATTTAGTGTTGGATTTAATTCTCTGTCTGATTTTAAAATTGAACATTTTGAGATTGGAGATGGATTTTTAAAATTTGATTTTTTGGGAAGTATTGATATCAGGCTTAAAACCCCTTTAATTCATAATGTTTTAAATTTTTCAGTAGCACTTTTGGCTTTGAAGTTGTTTTTAGAAGAGCATAAAAAATTAGTTTGGAATTTTGATGAGAGAATAAAAATAGTAGCTAGAGAGTATATGGGCATTAAAAGAAGAATGGAATTTATTATGGAAAAAGATGGTGTTATATATCTTGATGATTATGCTCACCATCCAAAAGAAATTGAGAGTACTCTTTTAGGTCTTAAGAAATTTTATGATGGTAGACGTATTGTTTTAGATTTTATGCCACATACATTTACAAGAACAAAAGTTCTATTTGATGAATTTGTGAGGGTTTTAAGTAATGTTGATGTGTTAATTCTTCATAATATATATCTTTCAGTTAGAGAAGATTTTGATCCTAAGAGACTCTCTAGAGATTTGTTTTTATCCTTAAGAGATCTAAATCAGAATGTTTATTTTTTTGCAGAGATAGGTGATTCTGTTGATTTTATAAAAGGTCTGTTAAAGAGAAATGATTTATTTGTTACAATGGGAGCTGGTGATAATTTTATATTACATGATTTTTTATGA
- the miaA gene encoding tRNA (adenosine(37)-N6)-dimethylallyltransferase MiaA, which yields MKTNKIVFIFGPTAVGKSDILFHFPKGVAEVISVDSIQVYKEFDIASCKPSIELRSHIRHHLVDFLEPIYEYNLGIFYKESCKIIESLREQKKIPIFVGGSAFYFKHLKYGLPSAPPVSEKVRLYINNLFIKMGKDYLLEELRRVDFKRYESINQNDIYRIKRSLEVYYQTGIPISQFLQRENMFENIVAIGLRRPMDEMKSRIISRVKNMIDCGLLDEIKSLLGKGYDEKTPAFKGIGYREFLLWRSRPCYLLNDIINLIVKNSFLYVKRQMTFFNKLPNVLWFHPDDDLKNILDLIFV from the coding sequence TTGAAGACAAATAAAATAGTTTTTATATTTGGTCCTACAGCTGTAGGTAAAAGTGATATTCTCTTTCACTTTCCAAAAGGTGTGGCAGAAGTAATTAGTGTTGATTCTATTCAAGTTTATAAGGAATTTGATATTGCATCTTGTAAGCCTAGTATAGAATTGAGATCTCATATAAGACATCATTTAGTTGATTTTTTAGAGCCTATTTATGAGTATAATCTTGGAATCTTTTATAAGGAATCATGCAAAATAATAGAAAGTTTAAGAGAGCAAAAAAAAATACCTATATTTGTAGGGGGATCTGCTTTTTATTTTAAACATTTGAAATATGGATTACCCAGTGCACCACCTGTTTCTGAGAAGGTGAGACTTTATATTAATAACCTTTTTATTAAAATGGGTAAAGATTATCTCTTGGAGGAACTTAGGAGAGTTGATTTTAAACGATATGAATCAATTAATCAAAATGATATTTATAGAATTAAGAGATCTCTTGAAGTTTATTATCAAACAGGTATTCCAATTAGTCAATTTTTACAAAGAGAGAATATGTTTGAAAATATTGTAGCTATTGGGTTGAGAAGACCTATGGACGAGATGAAATCTAGAATAATCTCTAGAGTGAAAAATATGATTGATTGTGGATTGCTTGATGAGATTAAAAGCTTATTGGGAAAAGGATATGATGAAAAAACACCAGCTTTTAAAGGAATAGGATATCGTGAATTTTTATTGTGGAGGAGTAGACCTTGTTATCTATTAAATGATATAATTAATCTAATAGTTAAAAATTCATTTTTGTATGTAAAAAGGCAAATGACTTTTTTTAATAAACTTCCTAATGTTTTATGGTTTCATCCAGATGATGATTTAAAGAACATTTTGGATTTAATTTTTGTTTAA
- a CDS encoding DNA-directed RNA polymerase subunit omega gives MKIPLKKIQDFDGNYYELVMAVIVRTDQIIEQIYLAEHSIADERVVSQAFNDIFAERFLYSIEDK, from the coding sequence ATGAAAATTCCGTTAAAAAAAATACAAGATTTTGATGGGAATTATTATGAGCTTGTGATGGCTGTAATAGTTCGTACAGATCAAATTATTGAGCAAATTTATTTGGCAGAACATAGTATTGCTGATGAAAGAGTTGTCAGTCAAGCTTTTAATGATATTTTTGCAGAGCGATTTTTATATTCAATTGAAGACAAATAA
- a CDS encoding TDE1717 family outer membrane beta-barrel protein, which translates to MKKYVFLLFLFFPLGDLIFAYPLSFGGGFSYQFTNYTSKSNKDILLENDTRIDNGINFNLYFDANYVIFDISYKDAFLASHHSRYFSFGFYGIYPIVFKEYVRTLFPLIGIKYTIDLSSIRQNLVFVSLGFATDLFIPEVKGLYIRPLFILSISPTSFSSGSVSCLTTEITFGVNVGWKFLN; encoded by the coding sequence ATGAAAAAATATGTTTTTTTGTTATTTTTATTTTTTCCTTTGGGTGATTTAATATTTGCATATCCATTGTCTTTTGGAGGGGGTTTTTCTTATCAATTTACTAATTATACTAGCAAAAGTAATAAGGATATATTGTTAGAAAATGATACTAGAATAGATAATGGAATAAATTTCAATTTATACTTTGATGCTAATTATGTTATTTTTGATATCTCTTATAAAGATGCTTTTTTGGCTAGTCATCATAGTAGATATTTTTCTTTTGGATTTTATGGAATTTATCCTATTGTATTTAAAGAATATGTTAGAACATTATTTCCTCTTATTGGAATTAAATATACGATTGATTTAAGTTCTATAAGGCAAAATTTGGTATTTGTGTCTTTGGGATTTGCTACAGATCTCTTTATTCCTGAAGTTAAAGGTTTGTATATTAGACCTCTATTTATACTTTCAATTTCACCTACTTCTTTTTCTTCGGGAAGTGTTTCTTGTTTGACTACGGAAATTACTTTTGGAGTTAATGTTGGTTGGAAGTTTTTAAATTAG
- a CDS encoding RluA family pseudouridine synthase produces the protein MLLGDVKSVGKYNVINVLNNDDGKRLDVVLIKFLKLPKSKVIKHIRNGDIRLNNLKVSFSQRVLKDDKIYLYKPLVQGLNLNGVVIKNKTDILRDVESRLVYEDKDLLVINKRKGVLVHGDGYSLDVLVNAYLLDENLASLSFKPSAVHRLDRNTSGLIVFAKNIYSARILSKAFSSGIVTKRYLALLDGEIRKSLTYKNFLYRDKIVKKTFVMDNLNSNINKFNAITIVKPLLVSKFATLAEVSIKTGFTHQIRAQCAFNNHALIDDKKYNPKFKKNNYFLHSFLINFNHSFFLRNEFFVEPSSDFVKRINSIFGVYDFKEFI, from the coding sequence ATGTTGTTAGGGGATGTTAAGAGCGTTGGGAAGTATAATGTTATTAATGTTTTAAATAATGACGATGGTAAAAGACTTGATGTAGTTTTAATAAAATTTTTAAAACTTCCTAAATCAAAGGTAATAAAACATATTAGAAATGGTGATATTCGTTTAAATAATCTTAAGGTTTCTTTTTCACAACGGGTTTTAAAGGATGATAAAATTTATTTGTATAAGCCTTTAGTGCAAGGTTTAAATTTAAATGGTGTTGTAATTAAAAATAAAACCGATATATTAAGAGATGTAGAGAGTAGATTGGTCTATGAGGATAAGGATTTACTTGTAATTAATAAAAGAAAGGGGGTTTTAGTTCATGGAGATGGGTATTCACTTGATGTTTTGGTTAATGCTTATCTTTTAGATGAAAATCTTGCATCTCTTAGTTTTAAGCCTTCTGCTGTACATAGGTTGGATAGAAATACTTCAGGTCTTATTGTTTTTGCAAAGAATATATATTCTGCAAGAATTTTAAGTAAAGCATTTAGTAGTGGTATTGTTACCAAAAGGTATTTAGCTTTACTTGATGGTGAGATTAGAAAATCTTTAACTTATAAGAACTTTTTGTATCGGGATAAAATTGTAAAGAAAACTTTTGTTATGGATAATTTAAATAGTAATATAAATAAATTTAATGCTATAACTATTGTTAAGCCACTTTTGGTGTCTAAGTTTGCTACACTTGCTGAAGTGTCAATTAAGACAGGATTTACGCATCAAATAAGAGCACAGTGTGCTTTTAATAATCATGCTTTAATTGATGATAAAAAATATAATCCTAAATTTAAAAAAAATAATTACTTTTTACATTCTTTTTTGATAAACTTTAACCATTCTTTCTTTTTAAGAAATGAATTTTTTGTTGAACCTAGTTCAGATTTTGTGAAACGGATAAATAGTATTTTTGGTGTTTATGACTTTAAAGAATTTATTTAA
- a CDS encoding YicC/YloC family endoribonuclease encodes MKSMTGFFHLEKAISNYMFSVNLKSYNGKFLEFKFKLPEVLYAYELDIRNFIATYVKRGNVFLYVGYKEIMPNVNFNLNPHYVEAITRLRDNLLKNSNLNIKDELSLGDFLSLRGALIVDDVSVEQSLIYDVFKEVLRETLLNYDKSRIFEGENIKQDIISMLVLIEKDLELLKKSHDSINNKLFSSIKENLLKLMDDFSDINVAEEAAKMAIRLDINEEIVRLYSHINNFYRNIEHEVCGKVLEFIAQEMHREVTTMSNKAIDLDIRNLVLNMKLNLEKIKEHLRNIE; translated from the coding sequence ATGAAAAGTATGACAGGATTTTTTCACTTAGAAAAAGCTATTTCAAATTATATGTTTAGTGTTAATTTGAAATCTTATAATGGTAAATTTTTAGAATTTAAATTTAAATTGCCCGAAGTTTTATATGCTTATGAGCTTGATATAAGGAATTTTATTGCAACTTATGTGAAGAGAGGTAATGTTTTCTTATATGTAGGATATAAGGAAATAATGCCAAATGTTAATTTCAATTTAAATCCTCATTATGTTGAGGCTATTACTCGCCTTAGGGATAATTTATTAAAAAATAGTAATTTAAATATTAAGGATGAGTTGAGCCTTGGTGATTTTTTATCTTTACGAGGGGCTTTAATTGTTGATGATGTAAGTGTTGAGCAGTCATTAATTTATGATGTTTTTAAAGAAGTTTTGAGAGAGACGTTATTGAATTATGATAAGAGTAGAATTTTTGAAGGTGAAAATATTAAACAAGATATAATTTCAATGCTTGTATTAATAGAGAAAGATTTAGAGTTATTAAAAAAATCTCATGACAGTATAAATAATAAACTTTTTTCAAGTATTAAAGAGAATCTATTAAAATTGATGGATGATTTTAGTGATATCAATGTTGCAGAAGAGGCTGCTAAAATGGCAATTCGATTAGATATTAATGAAGAAATAGTAAGATTATATTCACATATAAATAATTTTTATAGAAATATTGAACATGAGGTATGTGGAAAGGTTTTAGAATTTATTGCTCAGGAGATGCATAGAGAGGTTACAACTATGAGTAATAAAGCTATTGATCTTGATATTAGGAATTTAGTTTTAAATATGAAATTAAATTTAGAAAAAATAAAGGAACATTTGAGGAATATTGAATGA
- the panF gene encoding sodium/pantothenate symporter — MTKACVLFFVFLVLYCLYGFLFRGKKEEKVFLRDYFLANRGLNFFVMALVVASTYVSASSFISGPSAVYRYGLSFIFLAVIQIPTSLISFVIVGEKLNLESKKINAINIIDYIGYRYFSRSLVVISSVILIFFSLFLISAQLMGGAKLLEVFFQINYIDSLICFALFVFLYVCFGGFKMIAYMDLIQGILMVISSVLLFAKLIDLGDGIGDLFRMAQLGLREDLLLPSNLDLKIGYIISFWILIGVGMLGLPQFVNNFIAFKDVKAIRYSLPIVTFMIGFLIVIMHLIGFFSLVIFPNLAANDKVILDIALKVLNPHVFIFFFVGLVSAIMSTIDSGLLLMSSTLVKVILLLSKNIGDKIGVKRITIISNVCFMSIIVWLSLTPPDFLFFVNIFAIGALEVSFFSIIVFGLYFNFVSKISAFISQFAGLLSYLLIIFCDKASIYDVHPIVPSFFISICSFLIVNFICKKCSKI, encoded by the coding sequence ATGACTAAGGCATGTGTTTTATTTTTTGTTTTTTTAGTTTTATATTGTTTGTATGGTTTTTTGTTTCGAGGGAAAAAAGAGGAAAAAGTATTTTTACGTGATTATTTTCTTGCAAATCGCGGTTTGAATTTTTTTGTAATGGCATTGGTTGTTGCATCTACTTATGTTAGTGCTAGCAGTTTTATTTCAGGACCTTCGGCTGTTTATAGATATGGATTGTCTTTTATATTCTTAGCAGTTATTCAAATTCCTACAAGTTTAATTTCATTTGTTATTGTTGGAGAGAAATTAAACTTGGAGTCTAAAAAAATTAATGCTATAAATATTATTGATTATATTGGGTATAGATATTTTAGTCGTTCTTTAGTTGTAATTAGTAGTGTTATATTAATTTTTTTTTCTTTGTTTTTAATTTCGGCTCAACTTATGGGAGGAGCTAAACTTTTAGAGGTTTTTTTTCAAATTAATTATATTGATTCTCTTATTTGCTTTGCTCTCTTTGTTTTTTTATATGTGTGTTTTGGTGGATTTAAGATGATAGCATATATGGATTTGATACAGGGAATTTTAATGGTCATATCATCTGTGTTATTATTTGCAAAATTAATTGATTTGGGCGATGGGATTGGTGATCTTTTTAGGATGGCTCAGTTAGGACTGAGGGAGGATTTATTATTACCATCAAATTTGGATTTAAAAATAGGCTATATAATTTCTTTTTGGATATTAATAGGAGTTGGGATGTTGGGATTGCCACAATTTGTTAATAATTTTATAGCCTTTAAAGATGTAAAAGCAATTAGATATTCTCTTCCTATTGTTACTTTTATGATAGGGTTTTTAATTGTTATTATGCATTTAATAGGTTTTTTTTCACTTGTTATTTTTCCTAACTTAGCGGCAAATGATAAAGTTATTTTGGATATAGCATTAAAAGTGTTAAATCCCCATGTATTTATATTTTTTTTTGTAGGACTTGTGTCAGCTATAATGTCTACAATAGATTCAGGACTTCTTTTAATGTCTTCTACTTTAGTTAAGGTAATATTGTTACTAAGTAAAAATATTGGTGATAAAATAGGAGTTAAAAGGATTACCATTATTTCTAATGTTTGTTTTATGTCAATAATAGTTTGGTTATCTTTAACTCCACCTGATTTTTTGTTTTTTGTAAATATTTTTGCGATTGGAGCTTTGGAAGTTTCATTTTTTTCTATTATTGTTTTTGGTCTTTATTTTAATTTTGTAAGTAAGATATCAGCTTTTATTTCTCAGTTTGCAGGGCTTTTGAGTTATTTGTTGATAATTTTTTGTGATAAAGCAAGTATATATGATGTTCATCCTATTGTTCCTTCATTTTTTATTTCGATATGTTCATTTTTGATAGTTAATTTTATTTGTAAAAAATGTAGTAAAATTTAG
- the coaBC gene encoding bifunctional phosphopantothenoylcysteine decarboxylase/phosphopantothenate--cysteine ligase CoaBC, whose protein sequence is MKKHKNILIGVCGGIAAYKAAYIISNLIKMGYNVKVIMTENATKFITPLTLETLSKSKVITNLWNTNHEEVEHINLARWADLILIIPATYNFISKIAAGIADDILSIVLSASKAPTYFAIAMNNIMYQNPILQENIKKLQKYNYKFIEPDKGFLACSLNAIGRLKNENDILSIISNSPMTKLPLKNKKILITASRTEEELDPIRYFSNKSTGQMGFNIGIEAQNLGANVTIITGPSNEETPYGINVIRIKTAAEMYKATIDIYKEFDIIIGTAAVADFRPDKIYKTKIEKNNIEELNIKLVKNLDIIEHIGKNKTKNQIVIGFCAQKDEILIKKAREKLETKNLDYIIANDLKYFGSNVNKIYIINKDKVEKFPEMSKKETAIEILKILYQ, encoded by the coding sequence ATGAAAAAACACAAAAATATATTAATAGGAGTATGCGGGGGAATCGCAGCTTATAAAGCAGCTTATATTATCTCAAATTTAATTAAAATGGGATATAACGTTAAGGTCATAATGACAGAAAATGCAACTAAATTCATTACACCCCTCACACTAGAAACTCTTTCTAAGAGTAAAGTTATTACAAACCTGTGGAATACCAATCATGAAGAAGTAGAACACATAAACTTAGCAAGATGGGCTGATTTAATATTAATTATTCCAGCAACATATAATTTTATCTCTAAAATTGCAGCTGGAATTGCTGATGATATTTTAAGCATAGTATTATCCGCAAGTAAAGCACCAACTTATTTTGCAATAGCAATGAACAACATAATGTATCAAAATCCCATTTTACAAGAAAACATTAAAAAATTACAAAAATACAATTACAAATTTATTGAACCCGATAAAGGTTTTTTGGCATGTTCTTTAAATGCTATTGGACGCCTTAAAAACGAAAATGATATTTTAAGTATCATATCAAATTCACCCATGACAAAATTACCATTAAAAAACAAAAAAATATTAATAACTGCTTCAAGAACCGAAGAAGAATTAGATCCTATTCGTTATTTTTCTAATAAATCAACAGGACAAATGGGTTTCAATATAGGTATTGAAGCACAAAATCTTGGAGCCAATGTTACAATCATTACAGGGCCAAGCAATGAAGAAACACCTTATGGAATAAATGTCATTAGAATAAAAACAGCAGCAGAAATGTACAAGGCAACAATAGACATATACAAAGAATTTGACATAATAATTGGAACCGCTGCTGTAGCAGACTTTAGACCTGATAAAATTTATAAAACTAAAATTGAAAAAAATAATATAGAAGAACTTAATATTAAATTGGTCAAAAACTTAGACATAATTGAACACATAGGAAAAAACAAAACTAAAAACCAAATTGTCATCGGATTTTGCGCTCAAAAAGATGAAATTTTAATAAAAAAAGCCAGAGAAAAATTAGAAACAAAAAATTTAGACTATATTATTGCAAATGACTTAAAATATTTTGGATCAAATGTAAATAAAATTTACATAATAAATAAAGATAAAGTTGAAAAATTTCCAGAAATGTCAAAAAAAGAAACAGCAATAGAAATCTTAAAAATTTTATATCAATAA
- a CDS encoding PTS transporter subunit EIIC: MHNLMKNMQNLGKALQTPAAVLPIAGLLLGFGYLIISLTQPFEILGKIGKLMEQSGSAILGNLPILFAIGTGMGLSKNNKAAAALGGAVGYLILNAGLSTFTIIINEKTEPVNMSVLGGIITGISSAMLSDKVVDYKIPQFLGFFSGQRLVPIANGIFSVIFAIVFGFLWAPIQITINQIGIWMIEAGNLGLFVFGFLNRLLIITGLHQLLNTLVYFVFGEYTTNEGNIVQGEITRYLNGDPTAGGFTSGMYPIMLFGLPGAALAMYLTAKKERRQEIGGILLSASLTSFLTGITEPIEYTFMLIAPLLYLIHAILTGISLIITNIFGIRIAFALSAGIIDYFLMFPKSTNALLILPIGLTIGIIYFTIFFTLIKAFQIKTPGREDDINQQNFKHIQNISQNDTFEVIIQALGGTNNIINIDSCFTRLRVDVKSPELVNQDLMHNLGATGTIITPGNQAQIIFGAKSEQIANYIKSKI, from the coding sequence ATGCATAATTTAATGAAAAATATGCAAAATCTTGGCAAAGCACTACAAACTCCTGCTGCCGTTTTACCAATTGCTGGTCTTTTACTCGGATTTGGATATCTTATAATATCTCTTACACAACCTTTTGAAATACTAGGCAAAATTGGCAAACTAATGGAACAATCAGGTAGCGCTATTCTTGGCAACTTACCAATACTATTTGCAATTGGAACTGGAATGGGATTATCTAAAAATAACAAAGCTGCTGCTGCACTAGGAGGAGCCGTAGGATATCTAATTCTAAACGCAGGATTATCTACATTTACAATAATTATCAATGAAAAAACCGAGCCTGTTAACATGTCTGTATTAGGAGGTATCATTACAGGAATAAGTTCAGCTATGCTTAGCGATAAAGTAGTAGATTATAAAATACCACAATTTTTAGGATTTTTTTCAGGACAAAGATTAGTACCAATAGCCAATGGAATCTTTTCTGTAATATTTGCTATAGTATTTGGCTTTTTATGGGCACCAATACAAATAACCATTAATCAAATTGGAATATGGATGATAGAAGCTGGCAATTTGGGACTATTTGTATTTGGATTCTTAAACAGATTACTCATAATAACAGGATTACATCAACTCTTAAATACATTGGTGTATTTTGTATTTGGAGAATATACCACAAATGAGGGAAATATAGTACAAGGAGAAATCACAAGATATTTAAATGGAGATCCAACAGCTGGAGGATTCACATCGGGAATGTATCCAATAATGTTATTTGGACTACCAGGTGCAGCTCTTGCAATGTACTTAACAGCTAAAAAAGAACGCAGACAAGAAATAGGAGGTATCCTGCTCTCAGCATCACTAACCTCATTTTTAACAGGCATTACAGAACCAATAGAATATACATTCATGTTAATAGCACCACTGCTTTACCTAATACATGCTATTTTAACTGGAATATCACTAATCATTACCAATATATTTGGAATACGCATAGCATTTGCACTCTCAGCAGGAATCATCGATTATTTTTTAATGTTCCCAAAATCAACGAACGCACTATTAATACTTCCAATAGGACTGACAATTGGTATCATTTACTTCACCATATTTTTCACACTAATTAAAGCATTTCAAATAAAAACTCCTGGCCGTGAAGATGATATTAATCAACAAAATTTTAAACATATTCAAAATATATCTCAAAATGATACTTTTGAGGTAATAATTCAAGCTCTTGGAGGCACTAACAATATAATAAATATAGACTCATGTTTCACACGACTCAGAGTAGACGTAAAATCGCCCGAATTAGTCAATCAAGATTTAATGCATAATCTTGGAGCCACTGGAACAATTATCACACCAGGAAATCAGGCTCAAATAATATTTGGTGCAAAATCAGAACAAATTGCAAATTACATAAAATCTAAAATTTAA
- the cmk gene encoding (d)CMP kinase: MRIAISSKSGCGNTTVSSMLAKYYGLKLINYTFHDIAREKNIPFDTFYEKEIMGRNDYYWDEYLDNKLLKLSKEDNTILASRLAIWLSKDADLKIYLYAKIEIRAERIINREGGMYSDILVSTFNRDFNDSKRYLSVYNINIDNYLDVADFIVDTTDQSANRVFELIKNEIEKRNLYVK, translated from the coding sequence ATGAGAATAGCCATTTCTAGCAAAAGTGGTTGTGGGAATACAACTGTTAGTAGTATGCTTGCAAAATATTATGGTTTAAAGCTCATTAATTATACCTTTCATGATATTGCTCGGGAAAAAAATATACCTTTTGATACATTTTATGAGAAAGAAATCATGGGCAGAAATGATTATTATTGGGATGAATATCTTGACAATAAATTATTAAAGCTTTCAAAAGAAGATAATACAATTCTTGCGTCTCGTCTTGCTATTTGGCTTTCAAAAGATGCCGATTTAAAAATATATCTTTATGCTAAGATAGAAATTAGGGCAGAAAGAATTATAAATAGAGAAGGTGGTATGTATTCTGATATTTTGGTTAGTACTTTTAATAGAGATTTTAATGATTCTAAGAGATATTTATCTGTGTATAATATAAATATTGATAATTATTTAGATGTAGCTGATTTTATAGTTGATACTACAGATCAATCTGCAAATAGAGTTTTTGAGTTGATAAAAAATGAAATAGAGAAAAGAAATTTATATGTTAAATAA
- a CDS encoding phosphodiester glycosidase family protein translates to MNKIIPFIITLILPFNTLLSQQLPYPNNLQPKYEIIKGSFQESNYVIVKIKNKDLKFIISKPIYDKKMNNYYFKGQTTSQFLISNKVDIAINTSPYTIKGTMFYPNGIYIYNKKLISHAKKDQGIIIIKNNQIILNPKHNEIKNSDYGFGGFFSLIKNGKYTKNFKENKHPRTIIGTDKENKHLYLITVEGRGTNNSKGISLNEAIDLSLSYGVTNSINLDGGGSSTLVTKVDNLPYKLNTTSNLFGQERIIPCHLGIKLPNLKTSNQH, encoded by the coding sequence ATGAATAAAATAATACCATTTATAATAACATTAATTTTACCATTCAATACACTATTATCACAACAATTACCCTATCCAAATAATTTACAACCAAAATATGAAATAATTAAAGGATCATTTCAGGAAAGTAATTATGTTATTGTTAAGATTAAAAACAAAGATTTAAAGTTTATAATATCAAAACCTATTTATGATAAAAAAATGAATAATTATTATTTTAAAGGACAAACAACAAGTCAATTTTTAATTTCTAATAAAGTAGATATTGCAATCAATACTAGTCCATATACAATTAAAGGAACTATGTTTTATCCCAATGGTATATATATATATAATAAAAAACTAATCTCTCATGCAAAAAAAGATCAGGGTATCATTATAATAAAAAATAACCAAATCATATTAAATCCCAAACACAATGAAATTAAAAACTCTGATTACGGTTTTGGTGGCTTTTTTTCATTAATTAAAAATGGAAAATATACTAAAAATTTCAAAGAAAATAAACATCCAAGAACAATAATAGGTACTGACAAAGAAAACAAGCACTTATATCTAATCACAGTAGAAGGAAGAGGCACTAATAATAGCAAAGGAATTTCATTAAATGAAGCAATAGATTTATCATTAAGTTATGGCGTTACCAATTCTATTAATCTAGATGGCGGTGGATCAAGTACACTTGTAACAAAAGTTGATAACCTTCCTTATAAACTAAATACCACATCCAATCTTTTTGGACAAGAGAGAATAATACCTTGTCACTTAGGAATAAAACTACCTAATTTAAAAACTTCCAACCAACATTAA